In one window of Ruminococcus albus AD2013 DNA:
- a CDS encoding DUF4956 domain-containing protein: MLNELYLNAADLTSSIGISTGKFAGCTIVSLIVGAMIAAAFCFKQHKTKSFLTTLALLPMIVQVVIMLVNGNLGTGVAVAGAFSLVRFRSIQGSAKDILAIFLAMAVGIATGTGHLVLAVVFTLIVGALNIGYLYVPFGDDDETEKVLTITIPESLDYSHVFDDIFRQFTSKATLEQVKTTNMGSLFKLKYNITLLKGVSEKVFIDELRVRNGNLEILCSRRMSDSDRLL; encoded by the coding sequence GTGCTTAATGAATTATACTTGAATGCGGCGGACCTTACGTCATCTATCGGAATATCAACAGGAAAATTTGCGGGGTGCACCATAGTGTCACTCATCGTTGGCGCAATGATAGCTGCTGCCTTCTGCTTCAAACAGCATAAGACCAAGAGCTTCCTGACAACACTGGCACTTCTGCCCATGATAGTACAGGTAGTTATAATGCTGGTAAACGGCAATCTGGGTACAGGCGTAGCAGTTGCAGGTGCGTTCAGCCTGGTAAGGTTCCGTTCGATACAGGGCAGTGCTAAGGATATACTGGCTATATTCCTTGCAATGGCAGTAGGTATCGCAACAGGTACCGGCCATCTGGTACTTGCGGTTGTATTCACACTGATCGTAGGTGCCCTCAATATAGGATACCTCTATGTACCTTTCGGTGATGATGACGAGACCGAAAAGGTGCTGACGATCACTATCCCCGAAAGCCTTGATTACAGCCATGTATTTGATGATATTTTCAGACAGTTCACTTCAAAGGCTACTCTTGAACAGGTAAAGACCACCAATATGGGCAGTCTTTTCAAGCTTAAATACAATATCACACTGTTAAAGGGCGTAAGCGAGAAAGTCTTTATTGATGAGCTTCGTGTTCGCAACGGCAATCTTGAGATACTTTGCTCAAGAAGGATGTCTGACAGCGACAGGCTCTTATAA
- a CDS encoding carbohydrate-binding domain-containing protein, which translates to MRYSAMKRAAAIAAALMMLATSGCADTGKDKSSKTTSTAVVTSADANISADDIEVGYEENDTVDAVFSGSGIEVSGSGISAEGTVLTITDAGTYRLSGSCVNGRIVIEADKEDKVKLVLNGLDLTCTDNAVITAKAADKVYLLLESGTENKLNDGTEYSLAEGDNTDAAVFAKCDLTINGEGNLNVTGNYKHGIVSKDDLVITGGNVTVNAVSSALSGKDSVKISEGTFDLTSGTDAVKSTNEEEEGKGIISITGGTFTINAGGDGISAAKELQIRGGEFDITTGGGSANASMKSDGMPNGDRIQGFGGRGDFGTPPDMGEHPDFGDFDPSEFEKNGERPDFGDMGTPPEKPDGETFGKMEERSADTNKDISSENVDTSADTETTSAKALKSGGAIIIEDGTFSIDSADDSLHCDGSASISSGNISASSGDDGIHVGGDLVISGGTIDISKSYEGIEGMTVTITGGDINVTAQDDGINCAGGSDTGSSDRMGRDSFAAQEGVYLKISGGTLNVNSAGDGLDSNGDLIIEGGTIFVSGPENSGNGSIDHNGAASITGGTIIASGAIGMEEMFEENGTTQCAVLHDFTQSFSADTEFTVTDKDGNAILTFTNPKTWQGVIFSSSDLKQGETYIVSAGGESEEITLENVITSNSKGGFGGIGGHGNMRGGKFKGENLDNFSDV; encoded by the coding sequence ATGAGATATAGTGCGATGAAAAGAGCAGCTGCGATAGCAGCGGCACTGATGATGCTTGCAACGAGCGGCTGTGCGGATACAGGAAAGGATAAGTCCTCGAAAACTACGAGCACGGCAGTTGTAACGTCAGCGGATGCAAACATATCGGCTGACGATATCGAAGTGGGCTACGAAGAAAATGACACTGTTGACGCAGTATTTTCCGGCAGCGGCATAGAAGTCAGCGGCAGCGGAATATCCGCAGAAGGCACTGTCCTTACTATCACCGATGCGGGCACATATCGTCTGAGTGGCAGCTGTGTAAACGGCAGGATAGTCATTGAAGCGGATAAAGAAGACAAAGTCAAACTTGTTCTCAACGGGCTTGACCTGACCTGCACCGACAACGCCGTTATAACTGCAAAAGCCGCAGATAAAGTTTACCTCCTGCTTGAAAGCGGCACCGAGAACAAACTGAACGACGGTACCGAATACTCTCTTGCAGAGGGTGATAACACCGATGCGGCAGTATTTGCAAAGTGTGACCTTACCATAAACGGCGAAGGCAATCTAAACGTAACGGGTAATTACAAGCACGGCATAGTATCGAAAGACGACCTTGTCATCACAGGCGGAAATGTCACCGTGAACGCGGTATCATCAGCACTTTCGGGCAAGGACAGTGTAAAGATCAGCGAAGGAACTTTTGACCTGACATCGGGTACTGATGCTGTCAAGTCAACCAATGAAGAAGAGGAAGGCAAGGGCATAATAAGTATTACAGGCGGTACATTCACTATAAACGCAGGCGGTGACGGAATTTCGGCTGCAAAGGAACTTCAGATACGCGGCGGGGAGTTCGATATCACCACAGGCGGCGGAAGTGCAAACGCTTCTATGAAGTCAGACGGTATGCCGAACGGTGATCGGATACAGGGCTTCGGCGGCAGAGGTGACTTCGGAACACCGCCCGATATGGGCGAACATCCGGATTTCGGAGATTTTGACCCATCGGAATTTGAAAAGAACGGCGAACGTCCCGATTTCGGCGACATGGGCACACCTCCCGAAAAGCCCGATGGTGAAACTTTTGGTAAAATGGAAGAAAGATCAGCCGATACCAATAAAGACATTTCTTCCGAAAATGTTGATACTTCCGCAGATACTGAAACAACTTCGGCTAAAGCGCTGAAGAGCGGCGGTGCTATCATCATCGAAGACGGCACTTTTTCGATAGATTCCGCAGATGACAGCCTGCACTGTGACGGCTCGGCAAGCATCAGCAGTGGAAACATCTCGGCGAGTTCTGGGGATGACGGGATCCACGTCGGCGGCGACCTGGTCATCAGCGGCGGCACAATCGATATCTCCAAGAGCTACGAGGGCATCGAGGGCATGACCGTGACTATCACGGGCGGCGATATAAATGTTACCGCTCAGGACGACGGCATCAACTGTGCAGGCGGCAGTGATACGGGTTCATCGGACCGCATGGGCAGGGATAGCTTCGCTGCTCAGGAGGGTGTATACCTTAAAATAAGCGGCGGCACACTGAATGTAAATTCAGCTGGCGACGGTCTTGATTCCAACGGCGACCTTATCATCGAGGGCGGTACCATCTTCGTGAGCGGGCCTGAAAACAGCGGAAACGGCTCCATAGACCACAATGGTGCCGCAAGCATCACAGGCGGTACGATAATAGCATCGGGTGCGATAGGCATGGAAGAAATGTTTGAAGAAAACGGCACCACACAGTGCGCGGTCCTTCACGATTTCACACAAAGCTTCTCAGCTGATACCGAATTCACCGTCACAGATAAGGACGGAAATGCTATCCTGACTTTTACCAACCCCAAGACATGGCAGGGCGTGATATTCTCATCATCTGACCTTAAACAGGGTGAGACTTATATAGTATCCGCAGGCGGCGAAAGCGAAGAGATAACTCTTGAGAATGTCATTACCTCAAACAGCAAAGGCGGCTTCGGCGGTATTGGCGGCCACGGCAATATGAGGGGCGGTAAATTCAAAGGCGAAAACTTGGATAATTTTTCCGATGTATAA
- a CDS encoding glycoside hydrolase family 44 protein, translated as MGKLKRAAAMTAAAAILSICTMGAGAEGGSVDIVVDLSKESKTISPYIFGVNEELMGTSVMPTAIRAGGNRSSAYNWETNASNAGSDKEHFSDNYFPQIMDKELADVPGAMSINLSRKCKEKNSAYPMTTLQLAGYVSADMNGAVSEGEKAPSDRWNKVEITKGKEFADSPDLTDGTVYMDEYVNYLVKTLGSAKNGGIRGYSMDNEPSLWHMTHARMHPEQCTCAEIVEKNTAMAKAVKEIDPDAEVFGPALFGYSAFDTFSSAKDWKNIKAERNDYRWFVDYYLDQMKKAEDETGTRLLDALDVHYYTEAKGPCGERSCKHYNDEGCVQARFDSVRSLWDDTYKEDSWITDTGGTFLPLLPNLKQSIDQYYPGTKIAITEYDFGGSYDICGAIAETDALGAFMENDVYLATLFAMEADYQCAAINLFTDFDDNGGHFGDTLRHTESSDFERSSAYASTFGDNSDVVTLVVTNKSFKDKTTANIKIKGGEYSYVHLYGLNNIAPQVFNMKDNTENKSVQVMDNTITYEMEPETVSLLLIAKDKDCIPDFSAGISDKTENSDAEKKGKKASKNNKGVIAAVIGAAALCGAGFGVFRAKKKNKT; from the coding sequence ATGGGAAAACTCAAAAGAGCTGCTGCAATGACGGCAGCCGCAGCTATACTCAGCATATGCACAATGGGTGCGGGTGCTGAGGGCGGATCGGTGGATATAGTCGTTGATCTTTCAAAAGAGAGCAAAACGATATCGCCGTACATCTTCGGTGTGAACGAAGAACTTATGGGCACATCGGTTATGCCTACCGCGATACGTGCGGGAGGCAACAGATCTTCTGCCTACAACTGGGAGACCAATGCTTCAAATGCAGGTTCGGACAAGGAGCATTTTTCGGATAATTATTTTCCGCAGATAATGGATAAGGAACTTGCAGATGTTCCCGGCGCCATGTCGATAAATCTCAGCAGAAAATGCAAGGAGAAGAACAGCGCCTATCCAATGACAACTCTACAGCTTGCAGGCTATGTTTCGGCTGATATGAACGGAGCGGTTTCCGAAGGTGAGAAAGCACCGTCGGACAGGTGGAACAAGGTGGAGATCACCAAGGGAAAAGAATTTGCTGACAGCCCCGATCTTACGGACGGGACTGTATATATGGATGAATATGTAAACTATCTGGTAAAGACTCTGGGTTCCGCCAAAAACGGCGGTATACGAGGGTATTCGATGGATAACGAACCTTCCCTGTGGCATATGACCCATGCGCGTATGCATCCCGAACAATGCACCTGTGCGGAGATAGTTGAGAAGAACACGGCTATGGCCAAGGCTGTCAAGGAGATAGACCCTGATGCAGAGGTCTTCGGACCTGCGCTTTTCGGATACAGCGCTTTCGATACTTTCTCTTCTGCAAAGGACTGGAAGAATATCAAGGCTGAAAGAAACGATTACCGCTGGTTCGTAGACTACTACCTTGACCAAATGAAGAAGGCCGAGGACGAAACAGGCACACGCCTGCTGGATGCGCTGGATGTTCATTACTATACCGAAGCTAAAGGTCCCTGCGGCGAACGTTCATGCAAGCATTATAATGACGAAGGCTGCGTTCAGGCCAGATTCGATTCGGTGAGAAGCCTGTGGGACGACACCTACAAAGAGGATAGCTGGATAACCGATACGGGCGGGACTTTCCTGCCGCTGCTGCCTAATCTGAAGCAGTCGATCGACCAATACTATCCAGGAACGAAGATAGCCATAACCGAATATGATTTCGGCGGAAGCTACGATATCTGCGGAGCGATAGCCGAAACAGACGCACTGGGCGCATTTATGGAGAACGATGTTTATCTCGCAACGCTTTTCGCTATGGAAGCTGATTATCAGTGTGCGGCGATAAACCTGTTTACTGATTTTGATGATAACGGCGGTCACTTCGGTGATACGCTGAGACATACCGAATCAAGCGATTTTGAAAGATCGTCGGCTTACGCTTCCACCTTCGGAGATAACAGCGATGTTGTCACACTGGTGGTAACAAACAAGTCCTTCAAGGACAAAACTACGGCGAATATCAAGATCAAGGGCGGAGAATACAGCTATGTGCATCTGTACGGACTGAATAATATCGCACCCCAGGTATTCAACATGAAAGATAACACCGAGAATAAGTCAGTTCAGGTGATGGATAACACCATAACATATGAGATGGAACCCGAGACCGTATCTTTGCTTCTGATAGCAAAGGATAAGGACTGCATTCCCGATTTTTCTGCGGGGATATCCGATAAAACGGAAAACTCCGATGCAGAAAAGAAAGGAAAAAAAGCTTCTAAAAATAACAAAGGCGTGATAGCCGCTGTTA
- a CDS encoding response regulator transcription factor yields MRLLLAEDEKELSNALVAVLKHNNYSVDAVYNGNDAYDYIIGAEYDGVILDIMMPGLDGVTVLRRIREKGIQTPVLLLTAKSQVEDRITGLDSGADDYLTKPFAMGELLARIRAMTRRKTEFSPNLLKVGNVTLDRERFVISTENGETRLGNKEFQVLEMLMLNRNILISTEKLMERIWGFDAEAEISVVWVYISYIRKKLASVGADVEIKASRGVGYTLEVKE; encoded by the coding sequence ATGAGATTGCTACTGGCCGAAGATGAAAAGGAACTGTCCAACGCTCTCGTTGCAGTCCTTAAACACAATAACTATTCTGTCGATGCGGTATATAACGGAAATGACGCTTATGATTATATCATTGGCGCCGAATATGACGGCGTGATACTTGACATCATGATGCCCGGCTTGGATGGTGTCACAGTTCTCAGACGTATCCGTGAAAAGGGTATACAGACCCCTGTGCTGCTTCTTACTGCAAAATCTCAGGTAGAAGACAGGATAACGGGATTGGATTCAGGTGCGGATGACTATCTCACTAAGCCGTTCGCTATGGGTGAGCTCCTGGCGAGAATAAGAGCCATGACAAGGCGAAAGACTGAATTCTCACCTAATTTGCTTAAAGTAGGCAATGTTACACTTGACAGGGAAAGATTCGTGATCTCCACCGAAAACGGCGAGACAAGACTCGGCAATAAAGAATTCCAGGTGCTGGAAATGCTGATGCTCAACCGAAATATACTTATCTCCACCGAAAAACTTATGGAGAGGATATGGGGCTTTGATGCTGAGGCTGAGATAAGCGTGGTATGGGTCTATATATCCTATATCAGGAAAAAGCTTGCATCTGTAGGAGCCGATGTCGAGATCAAAGCCAGCAGAGGTGTCGGATATACCCTGGAGGTAAAAGAATGA
- a CDS encoding polyphosphate polymerase domain-containing protein, with translation MGAIQEIFKRVEKKYIVTDEQQEELVRAMTGRAAADNYGLTTICNIYYDTPDHQLIRTSMEKPVYKEKLRIRSYGVPTKDSKVFVELKKKYKGVVYKRRVDMSLIDSYEFVNFGVCPGKNPQIEKEIEYFLNYYHDIGPAMYLSYDRIAFAGVDNPDLRITFDGNITYREEEVRLEKGVWGEKLLDPHTRIMEIKIPGAMPLWLSHLLDDMKIYPGSFSKYGEAYKKVFCEALDQEKYLKLNRENVKGKVNDCA, from the coding sequence ATGGGCGCTATACAGGAAATTTTCAAGAGAGTTGAGAAGAAGTACATAGTTACCGACGAACAGCAGGAAGAACTTGTGCGTGCTATGACAGGCAGAGCGGCTGCCGATAACTACGGACTGACGACGATATGCAACATATATTACGATACTCCCGACCATCAGCTTATAAGGACTTCGATGGAGAAGCCCGTTTACAAGGAGAAGCTGCGTATCAGGAGCTACGGCGTTCCCACAAAGGATTCCAAGGTCTTTGTTGAGCTCAAGAAGAAGTACAAAGGCGTAGTCTATAAAAGACGTGTGGATATGTCACTGATAGATTCCTATGAATTTGTGAACTTTGGCGTATGCCCGGGCAAAAATCCCCAGATAGAGAAGGAGATAGAGTATTTCCTGAATTACTATCATGATATCGGACCTGCGATGTATCTGAGTTATGACAGAATAGCTTTTGCAGGGGTCGATAATCCTGATCTCCGTATCACCTTTGACGGCAATATAACCTACCGCGAGGAGGAAGTAAGGCTGGAAAAGGGTGTGTGGGGCGAAAAACTGCTTGATCCCCATACAAGGATCATGGAGATAAAGATCCCGGGAGCTATGCCACTGTGGCTCAGCCATCTGCTGGATGATATGAAGATATATCCCGGCAGCTTCTCAAAGTACGGTGAAGCTTACAAGAAAGTCTTCTGTGAGGCTCTCGATCAGGAAAAATATCTCAAGCTTAACCGCGAAAACGTAAAAGGAAAGGTGAACGATTGTGCTTAA
- a CDS encoding sensor histidine kinase, with translation MIKRLRRKFVLIAAASVLAVELVVVGLINIINIGETHKRQMQLIEILCENDGDFPEFGMRHEQMHSSAPGGGSFSPPVMNGERKRFPDLGFKLNEETRYQTRYFCVRYNRELVPVEINTGHIAAVTSADALNYAEEVSQTGKNSGFLGNYRYEVRENLGETLYVFLDCREDIRTQRLFLLISAAISLGGWLLVCLLIIVCSRFAVRPFIENYEKQKMFITDAGHEIKTPLAIIQANTEVIEMIGEPSEWTQSIRNQIERLNGLIADLLRLSRMDEENVKLECEEFDLSDAFDEIAGPFRTLAENKGLSLEIRTQERIRMNGNVSSIRQLVSILIENAVKYCDAGGSIEASVEKTASGRHAIIRVKNDCAEPPEQPERLFDRFYRADKSRKREDGETKSGYGIGLSVAKAVTESHKGKISCKAENGKIVFTVRLRCL, from the coding sequence ATGATAAAAAGGCTGCGGCGCAAATTTGTGCTGATAGCAGCCGCAAGCGTTCTTGCGGTGGAACTGGTAGTTGTGGGACTGATAAATATCATAAATATCGGCGAGACACACAAGCGCCAGATGCAGCTTATAGAAATACTCTGCGAGAATGACGGCGATTTCCCCGAATTCGGTATGCGCCATGAACAAATGCACAGCAGTGCTCCCGGCGGTGGATCATTTTCCCCTCCCGTGATGAACGGTGAACGGAAAAGGTTCCCTGATCTTGGCTTCAAGCTGAATGAAGAGACCCGTTATCAGACCAGATATTTCTGCGTTCGCTATAACAGAGAGCTTGTTCCCGTTGAGATAAATACGGGGCATATAGCAGCTGTTACTTCAGCCGATGCGCTGAACTATGCCGAGGAAGTCAGCCAAACAGGGAAGAACTCCGGATTCCTTGGCAATTACCGATATGAGGTAAGGGAAAACTTGGGCGAAACGCTTTACGTTTTTCTTGATTGCCGCGAAGACATACGCACCCAGCGCCTTTTTCTGCTGATATCAGCAGCGATATCTCTCGGCGGCTGGCTGCTGGTCTGCCTGCTTATTATCGTGTGCTCACGGTTCGCGGTCAGACCATTCATAGAAAACTATGAAAAACAGAAAATGTTCATAACTGATGCAGGTCATGAGATCAAGACCCCGCTGGCAATAATACAGGCTAATACCGAAGTCATAGAGATGATAGGTGAACCGAGCGAGTGGACACAAAGCATCAGAAATCAGATAGAAAGGCTAAATGGGCTCATAGCCGATCTGCTGAGATTGTCGCGTATGGACGAGGAGAACGTTAAGTTGGAATGTGAAGAGTTCGATTTGTCCGACGCATTTGACGAGATCGCGGGTCCTTTCAGGACTCTTGCGGAAAACAAGGGACTATCCCTTGAGATCAGGACACAGGAGCGTATCCGTATGAACGGCAACGTATCCTCCATAAGGCAGCTTGTATCCATACTTATCGAAAATGCCGTAAAGTATTGCGATGCGGGCGGCAGTATAGAAGCTTCCGTTGAAAAAACGGCAAGCGGCAGACACGCCATCATTCGGGTGAAGAACGACTGTGCTGAACCTCCCGAACAGCCAGAACGCCTGTTTGATCGCTTTTACAGGGCGGATAAGTCCCGTAAGCGCGAGGACGGTGAAACTAAGTCGGGCTACGGCATAGGATTGTCTGTAGCCAAAGCTGTTACGGAATCTCATAAAGGAAAGATATCATGCAAAGCCGAAAACGGCAAGATAGTATTTACTGTAAGGCTCAGGTGTCTGTAA